Proteins found in one Maridesulfovibrio sp. genomic segment:
- a CDS encoding HIT family protein, whose protein sequence is MSNQDCIFCKIVAGEIPCFKIYETDKILSFLDIGPVNKGHALVIPKQHCENLWDLPAELGQDLLIAAQQAGDAIVKATGADGLNLIMNNNEAAGQLVFHSHFHLIPRFKDDGFTHWGQSEYETMDEASALAQKIEKMIME, encoded by the coding sequence ATGAGTAATCAGGATTGTATTTTCTGTAAGATTGTGGCCGGGGAAATCCCCTGCTTTAAAATTTATGAAACAGATAAGATACTCAGCTTTCTAGATATCGGGCCGGTCAACAAAGGACATGCCCTTGTTATTCCGAAGCAGCATTGTGAGAATCTTTGGGATCTGCCCGCCGAACTGGGTCAGGATCTTCTCATCGCAGCTCAGCAGGCCGGGGATGCCATTGTAAAGGCAACCGGGGCCGACGGGCTGAACCTGATTATGAATAATAATGAAGCGGCAGGGCAGCTTGTTTTTCATAGCCACTTCCACCTCATCCCCAGATTTAAGGATGACGGGTTTACCCACTGGGGCCAGAGTGAATATGAAACTATGGATGAGGCTTCGGCCCTTGCCCAAAAGATAGAAAAGATGATAATGGAATAA
- a CDS encoding LysM peptidoglycan-binding domain-containing protein, with protein sequence MKKLIWLAIAISLMLTCGCAKKQVQQDDVVVVEETEVVVVEDEPAEEVVPPTPMEIYESEYKTLPTSHVVTKGECLWWIAEYQQIYNDPFMWPLIYKANRDQIKNPDLIYPGQSLEVPRAGFTLDEVKDVRKQAGASWKALEPAENAVVPGEMKAALGYL encoded by the coding sequence ATGAAGAAACTGATCTGGCTCGCAATCGCAATCAGCCTGATGCTTACATGTGGCTGTGCCAAAAAGCAGGTCCAACAGGATGACGTAGTGGTTGTCGAAGAAACTGAAGTTGTAGTTGTTGAGGATGAACCCGCCGAAGAAGTTGTTCCTCCAACTCCCATGGAAATTTACGAAAGTGAGTACAAAACACTGCCCACTTCTCACGTAGTTACCAAAGGTGAATGCCTCTGGTGGATCGCTGAATATCAGCAGATTTACAACGATCCTTTCATGTGGCCCCTTATTTACAAAGCAAACAGGGACCAGATCAAAAACCCTGACCTCATTTATCCTGGACAGTCTCTCGAAGTCCCTCGCGCTGGCTTCACCCTTGACGAAGTTAAGGATGTCCGCAAACAGGCCGGTGCTTCATGGAAAGCTCTCGAGCCCGCTGAGAATGCTGTAGTTCCCGGGGAAATGAAAGCAGCTCTCGGTTACCTGTAG
- a CDS encoding AAA family ATPase, whose translation MTINELSLDKLCSRQEPSEIEYSTSSEIPESKYDYDQFQPRALQAFRMALAIKGTCHNLYLSGEPNLGRSYFAREYFELRAAKQETPPDQLYLHNFSHQDHPISVSLPAGQGKKFKNAMSEKVSQIKELLPAWFEREPHIKALEQISRTFQDERDDLFANMEDLAKERGFSLEIDDHGGLTLIPLVEGRILNDDEFERLDPEVRKNLRSAADDLLAEVTTILRRISKTEEGFRKDERKLHQDSAKELLKEQLAPLHEDFGKYNRIDGYLKELEEELLDNIDLFMAKDTQAAPTIAGLQLPESSPVEDLFSRFEVNLLVDNSKTKGAPVVMADHPTLFNLLGSIERESELGALYTDFTLIRAGAIHKANHGYLIVYADDILTTPSSWEGLLRALRTGQSKIEDPGDGDQVRTKTIEPEPIPLDLTVILIGSEDTYELLLYNDERFGKYFKLKAHMQLSAERNPENVERFVRVMGKIIHDSELAHFNRECLARIVDFSSRLAEDQKKLSLRIPLLKEIMVEASALAKLDGKEMVDLPALEEAISMKDFRSNLYEDEYMNEYDREVIKVETSGEGIGRANGLSVTLFGNYEFGLPHQISCTIGVGHGGILDLEREARMGGPIHTKGMMIIKNYLVGLFAQDKPIVLTGSLCFEQSYAGIEGDSASGAELAALLSGISGVPIKFDYAFTGAVSQSGTIMAVGAVSRKIEGFFEVCRRRGFNGKQGVLIPADNVVNLMLRSEVVRAVENGEFHIYPVKTIEEAIYILTGVEAGERSKTGKFPEGTLYRKADDRLAELSKLASLAECKK comes from the coding sequence ATGACCATAAATGAATTATCCTTGGATAAGCTCTGCTCCAGACAGGAGCCCTCAGAAATAGAATACAGCACCAGTTCCGAAATTCCGGAATCAAAATACGATTACGACCAGTTTCAGCCGCGGGCGCTTCAGGCTTTCCGTATGGCTCTTGCCATTAAGGGAACCTGCCATAATCTCTACTTGTCCGGTGAACCGAATCTCGGACGAAGCTATTTTGCCCGCGAATATTTTGAACTGCGCGCCGCTAAGCAGGAAACTCCGCCGGACCAGCTTTACCTGCACAATTTTTCCCATCAGGATCATCCCATCTCGGTCAGCCTGCCAGCTGGACAGGGCAAAAAATTCAAAAACGCCATGTCTGAAAAAGTCTCCCAGATTAAAGAGCTGCTGCCGGCATGGTTTGAAAGGGAACCTCATATAAAAGCCCTTGAGCAGATTTCACGCACTTTTCAGGATGAACGAGATGATCTCTTCGCAAATATGGAAGATCTGGCCAAGGAACGCGGCTTCAGCCTTGAAATCGACGACCACGGCGGCCTGACCCTGATTCCGTTAGTGGAAGGGCGGATTTTGAATGATGACGAATTTGAAAGACTTGACCCCGAAGTGCGCAAAAACCTGCGCAGCGCCGCTGACGACCTGCTGGCAGAGGTAACCACCATCCTGCGCCGCATCAGCAAAACTGAAGAAGGTTTCCGCAAGGATGAACGTAAACTGCATCAGGATTCTGCCAAGGAACTGCTTAAAGAGCAGCTCGCTCCATTGCATGAAGATTTCGGCAAATACAATCGGATAGACGGCTATCTTAAAGAACTTGAAGAAGAGCTTCTCGATAACATCGACCTGTTCATGGCTAAAGATACACAAGCCGCACCGACCATTGCCGGACTGCAGCTTCCTGAATCCTCCCCGGTGGAGGATCTTTTCTCCCGATTTGAGGTTAACCTGCTTGTTGATAACAGCAAGACAAAAGGAGCCCCGGTGGTCATGGCTGATCACCCGACTCTTTTCAACCTGCTGGGTTCCATTGAAAGAGAATCTGAACTGGGCGCTCTGTACACTGATTTCACTCTTATCCGGGCCGGAGCAATCCATAAGGCAAACCACGGTTATCTCATTGTCTACGCCGATGATATCCTGACAACTCCTTCCTCGTGGGAAGGCCTGCTGCGAGCCCTTCGAACCGGCCAGTCAAAAATTGAAGACCCCGGTGACGGTGATCAGGTCCGTACTAAAACCATAGAACCGGAACCTATCCCGCTTGACCTGACTGTCATACTTATCGGCTCCGAGGACACTTACGAACTTCTTCTCTATAATGATGAAAGATTCGGAAAATATTTCAAACTCAAAGCCCACATGCAGCTTAGCGCGGAGCGCAATCCGGAAAATGTTGAGCGTTTCGTCCGCGTTATGGGAAAAATTATTCATGATTCCGAGCTGGCACACTTTAATCGTGAATGCCTGGCAAGAATTGTGGATTTCTCCAGCCGATTGGCTGAAGATCAAAAAAAACTGTCCCTTCGCATCCCGCTTTTGAAGGAAATCATGGTCGAAGCCTCCGCTCTGGCTAAGCTTGACGGAAAGGAAATGGTTGATCTGCCCGCCCTTGAAGAGGCCATTTCCATGAAGGATTTCCGCTCCAACCTTTATGAAGATGAATACATGAACGAATATGACCGTGAAGTCATCAAGGTTGAAACTTCCGGGGAAGGAATAGGGCGAGCCAACGGCCTTTCAGTCACTCTGTTCGGTAATTACGAATTCGGCCTGCCACATCAGATTTCCTGCACCATCGGTGTAGGGCACGGCGGGATTCTCGATCTGGAACGCGAAGCGCGCATGGGCGGCCCCATTCACACCAAGGGGATGATGATCATCAAAAATTATCTTGTAGGGCTTTTCGCGCAGGATAAACCTATCGTGCTGACCGGCAGCCTCTGTTTTGAACAGAGCTACGCCGGCATAGAAGGCGATTCCGCCTCAGGAGCGGAACTGGCTGCTTTGCTCTCCGGGATTTCCGGCGTACCCATCAAGTTTGATTATGCATTTACCGGCGCGGTCAGTCAGTCCGGAACGATTATGGCCGTCGGCGCGGTCAGCCGCAAAATCGAGGGTTTTTTCGAGGTCTGCCGCCGCCGTGGTTTTAATGGGAAACAGGGTGTTCTCATTCCGGCGGATAATGTGGTAAACCTTATGCTCAGAAGCGAAGTAGTTCGAGCGGTGGAAAACGGTGAATTCCATATTTACCCGGTTAAAACTATCGAAGAAGCCATCTATATCCTAACAGGAGTGGAGGCAGGAGAACGCAGTAAGACCGGCAAATTTCCCGAGGGAACCCTATACCGCAAAGCGGATGACAGGCTGGCGGAACTTTCAAAACTGGCCAGCCTTGCTGAATGTAAAAAATAA
- a CDS encoding ion channel, with the protein MKIINWLRSGFGKLVIATALLLVLSTLAFYWIELRDGEEARISHALWWAVVTLTTVGYGDMVPTTLPGRILGGLVMISGIGLVTSLTGTMASMLVEQKAKKRKGLLSVKFSDHIIILGWNDYAFGLIESLSKQTHPRKLQLVIVSHLQGELRDEIAFRLDMGEQLNFVHGNISQANVISRANPAVARNVYVLCQDGMDSKDSDQQAIYAVLALRTLAPKVPVYAEIARYENKEHLLRAGANEILVRGEISGRMMGMMGASPSMWSFFRNLIGIEESGRLAFRLCSNEERQLSWGELSYKIRDNCGDLPVAACKMGKNLTLQDVLDEGSALDQFIMELFKSSGQDTSLGMQGPKVRMNPPDSESMEEYDALLVISAPGEAEHG; encoded by the coding sequence ATGAAAATTATTAACTGGCTGCGCTCGGGATTCGGCAAACTTGTTATTGCCACAGCCCTGCTTCTCGTCTTAAGCACGCTGGCTTTCTACTGGATAGAACTGCGCGACGGTGAAGAAGCAAGGATTTCCCATGCATTATGGTGGGCTGTTGTAACCCTGACCACCGTGGGATACGGCGATATGGTTCCCACCACCCTACCGGGACGAATTCTCGGCGGACTGGTCATGATTTCAGGCATCGGGCTGGTTACCTCGCTTACAGGTACAATGGCCTCCATGCTGGTTGAGCAAAAAGCTAAAAAACGCAAGGGGCTGTTATCAGTGAAATTCAGCGACCACATAATAATACTGGGCTGGAATGACTATGCCTTCGGACTTATTGAATCGCTCAGCAAACAGACCCATCCCCGTAAACTGCAACTGGTAATCGTAAGCCATCTGCAGGGCGAGTTGCGCGATGAAATCGCCTTCAGACTGGATATGGGTGAACAGCTTAATTTTGTTCACGGCAATATCAGTCAGGCCAATGTCATTTCAAGAGCAAATCCGGCTGTAGCCCGCAATGTCTATGTGCTCTGCCAGGACGGAATGGATAGTAAAGACTCTGATCAGCAGGCCATTTACGCTGTATTGGCGCTGCGTACACTGGCTCCCAAGGTTCCGGTCTACGCGGAAATAGCCCGATATGAAAATAAGGAACACCTGCTCCGGGCCGGGGCCAATGAAATCCTTGTGCGCGGAGAAATTTCAGGACGCATGATGGGCATGATGGGTGCCAGCCCTTCCATGTGGTCGTTTTTCCGCAATCTGATCGGCATAGAAGAATCAGGCAGGCTCGCTTTCCGCCTCTGTAGTAATGAGGAACGGCAGTTGAGCTGGGGAGAGCTGAGTTACAAAATCAGGGACAACTGCGGAGACCTGCCGGTGGCTGCCTGTAAAATGGGCAAAAATCTGACCTTGCAGGATGTGCTGGATGAGGGCTCGGCACTGGACCAGTTCATTATGGAACTCTTCAAGAGTTCCGGTCAGGACACATCACTGGGCATGCAGGGCCCGAAGGTACGGATGAATCCCCCGGACAGTGAATCCATGGAAGAATACGATGCCCTGCTGGTAATAAGCGCACCGGGAGAAGCCGAACATGGTTGA
- a CDS encoding septal ring lytic transglycosylase RlpA family protein, producing the protein MSRYVILLSCLLLLFSAGCAKKRVYSTPPLSQHKIKKQDSPTTVKPILKTDPYNVHGRTYVPHLSSKGYKAQGLASWYGDDFNGKTTANGETYNMYAMTAAHRTLPMGTMLEVTDRSSGRKVIVRVNDRGPFADPDLRIIDLSYAAASKLGIVNKGLTPVELRAIDDVNVEPVKATEIVAETAAPDEEAVVEETVQAAPEVEEIILTEKATSQAHYYIQVGAFTDHERAQSVLEGLRNSGYEQSRMVEVDVNGQKFVRVQAGYFLNIPTAEDAMASLEDEFGHVILVTE; encoded by the coding sequence ATGTCCAGATATGTAATTTTGCTTAGCTGCCTGTTGCTTCTTTTTTCCGCAGGGTGTGCCAAAAAAAGGGTTTATTCCACTCCCCCGCTTTCGCAGCACAAAATAAAAAAACAGGATTCCCCGACTACGGTTAAGCCGATCTTGAAGACAGATCCTTACAATGTACATGGAAGAACCTATGTTCCGCATCTCAGCTCCAAAGGGTACAAAGCTCAAGGGCTGGCTTCATGGTATGGAGACGATTTTAACGGCAAAACGACTGCCAACGGCGAAACATACAACATGTACGCCATGACCGCCGCCCACCGTACTCTGCCCATGGGGACCATGCTTGAAGTCACAGACCGCAGCAGCGGACGTAAAGTTATCGTCAGGGTCAATGACCGCGGCCCCTTTGCCGACCCTGATCTACGCATTATCGATCTTTCCTATGCAGCGGCGTCCAAACTCGGAATTGTCAACAAGGGCCTGACTCCGGTTGAATTGCGGGCCATTGATGACGTCAACGTTGAGCCCGTTAAGGCAACTGAAATAGTAGCTGAGACAGCAGCACCGGACGAAGAAGCTGTTGTGGAAGAAACCGTTCAGGCCGCACCTGAAGTGGAAGAAATTATATTAACCGAGAAAGCTACTTCCCAGGCTCACTACTACATTCAGGTCGGTGCATTTACTGATCATGAACGCGCCCAGAGTGTGCTCGAAGGCCTGCGCAACAGCGGTTATGAGCAGTCACGCATGGTAGAAGTGGACGTAAACGGACAGAAATTTGTACGTGTGCAAGCCGGGTATTTTTTAAACATACCGACAGCCGAAGATGCCATGGCTTCCCTTGAAGACGAATTTGGACACGTAATCCTCGTGACTGAATAG
- a CDS encoding cyclic nucleotide-binding domain-containing protein: protein MVDHWKSIPLFQNLEEEELQQVKPIFASIAVRSGTDIISEGEEADEMFILVDGRVRITKAMLMKGMSMPLSEIKNTCKVLANLEGSNYPIFGEIALIDRDQRSATVTVVEDSEFLVTDRMKFFEFIESHPETGSKLLMTISKRMASTIRRNNNELVKLTTALALALSRK from the coding sequence ATGGTTGATCACTGGAAATCCATACCCCTTTTTCAAAATCTTGAAGAGGAAGAACTGCAGCAAGTCAAACCCATATTTGCCAGTATAGCGGTTCGTTCAGGCACGGACATTATCTCCGAAGGCGAAGAAGCGGATGAAATGTTTATCCTCGTGGATGGCAGGGTGCGCATAACCAAAGCCATGCTCATGAAAGGTATGTCAATGCCGCTCAGTGAAATAAAAAACACCTGCAAGGTTCTTGCGAATCTGGAAGGAAGCAACTACCCCATTTTCGGTGAAATAGCCCTTATTGACCGTGATCAGCGATCGGCAACAGTTACAGTGGTGGAGGATTCCGAATTTCTGGTTACTGACCGCATGAAATTTTTCGAATTTATTGAATCGCACCCTGAGACCGGAAGCAAACTGCTAATGACCATCAGCAAAAGAATGGCCTCTACTATACGCCGTAACAATAACGAACTGGTAAAACTGACCACCGCTCTGGCGCTGGCACTTTCCCGTAAATAA
- a CDS encoding AtpZ/AtpI family protein, with translation MFFLRGNKEAFDLFGNAATIGTHLVVSTFVGLGIGWYLDKWLGTKPWLLIVFLCFGIAAGFKNVFDEVQRIQKKDQGKGPETNENESED, from the coding sequence ATGTTCTTTTTAAGAGGGAATAAAGAGGCCTTCGATCTGTTTGGCAATGCCGCAACGATCGGAACTCATCTGGTTGTCTCCACCTTTGTCGGGTTGGGTATCGGGTGGTATCTCGATAAATGGTTGGGAACGAAGCCTTGGCTTCTAATTGTTTTCTTGTGTTTCGGAATCGCTGCCGGCTTCAAGAACGTATTCGACGAAGTTCAGCGCATTCAGAAAAAGGATCAGGGGAAAGGTCCGGAAACCAATGAAAATGAATCAGAAGATTGA
- a CDS encoding alpha/beta hydrolase, producing MRRMMIMLVLAALLAGCVGGNLPDSVHSLASLPESVVQVDDDPFAYRIFGEGPPLLMIMGFAGTMDIWDTKFVRELAKEHTVIIFDNRGIGGSGKGTEEISITGMAADSAALLRELGYPHADVLGWSMGGLIAQELALNYPEKVNKLVLIGTSCDAKPVVATTHRLMKMDVPELLSHFFPSGWVEKYPEAFEKLPRPASPPDQKIIQSQAAAMLRWPGCCSRLTGFDKPTLVISGLDDDILPEALGVEIVKKVQGSWLVRYKNATHWLMYQDPVGLVITINNFLAVKQDLLSQ from the coding sequence ATGCGCCGTATGATGATCATGCTTGTTCTGGCTGCACTGTTAGCTGGATGCGTTGGTGGTAATCTCCCTGATTCCGTGCACTCTCTCGCCTCTTTGCCTGAATCGGTAGTGCAGGTGGATGATGATCCTTTTGCTTACCGCATTTTCGGGGAAGGGCCGCCTTTACTCATGATTATGGGCTTTGCCGGGACTATGGACATCTGGGACACCAAATTTGTTCGTGAATTGGCGAAAGAGCATACGGTGATAATTTTCGATAACCGGGGTATTGGTGGGTCCGGAAAAGGAACGGAAGAAATATCCATTACCGGCATGGCTGCGGACAGCGCCGCTTTACTGCGCGAACTCGGTTACCCACATGCAGATGTACTTGGATGGTCCATGGGGGGGCTTATAGCGCAGGAACTTGCGCTTAATTATCCTGAAAAAGTAAATAAGCTGGTTTTGATAGGAACTTCATGCGATGCGAAACCGGTTGTAGCTACGACCCATAGATTGATGAAGATGGACGTGCCGGAGCTGCTGTCCCATTTTTTCCCTTCGGGCTGGGTTGAAAAATATCCTGAAGCATTTGAGAAACTTCCGCGTCCGGCAAGCCCTCCAGATCAGAAAATTATACAGTCTCAGGCCGCAGCTATGCTTAGGTGGCCGGGGTGCTGTTCACGTCTTACCGGATTCGATAAACCTACATTGGTAATTTCCGGCCTTGATGATGACATCCTGCCGGAAGCGTTGGGGGTCGAGATAGTGAAAAAAGTACAAGGAAGCTGGCTGGTGCGCTACAAGAATGCGACTCACTGGCTCATGTATCAGGACCCGGTGGGGTTGGTGATCACCATCAACAATTTCCTTGCCGTTAAGCAGGATTTATTATCGCAGTGA
- a CDS encoding ATP synthase subunit I, which produces MNQKIESFLHRRGFTHPDVRSLVRNQLYLAAGTCLIAAVVSIGFAPWALGLAAGAVLVTFNFWSLAKFGQHLAYMRKGAVVSLLIRFYGRLILSGLALYGLIVWGQCSIYALLAGLSTVVVNAIFWGVAGFRQKVKEA; this is translated from the coding sequence ATGAATCAGAAGATTGAATCATTCCTCCACAGGCGGGGCTTCACTCATCCGGACGTACGCAGTCTGGTACGAAATCAATTGTATCTGGCTGCCGGAACATGTTTGATCGCTGCCGTAGTATCCATCGGGTTTGCCCCCTGGGCACTGGGTCTGGCAGCAGGAGCTGTTCTAGTAACGTTCAACTTCTGGTCGCTGGCCAAGTTCGGTCAGCATCTGGCTTACATGCGCAAGGGCGCGGTTGTGTCCTTGTTGATTCGCTTCTACGGTCGGCTCATTTTATCCGGGCTGGCTCTCTACGGTCTGATAGTCTGGGGGCAGTGTTCAATTTACGCTCTTCTGGCCGGTCTTAGTACGGTAGTTGTGAATGCGATATTTTGGGGCGTAGCCGGGTTTCGGCAAAAAGTGAAGGAGGCATAA
- a CDS encoding FAD-dependent oxidoreductase: MSTLSAEEKYRNFIPEESRKYLEKIFADFKRDVTIEVYTADGKHREYNEFTLNICRAFNVLSDKIQLREYAMDSEMGKKREIVATPTVLISPEEYNIRFLGAPAGEEGRALVEAINLASKGLEGISDATKEMLEPLEEDRLIKIFASPTCPYCPGQAINAFKAAVARPDKISAWTISTLDNENMAREYNVGSVPHTDINDAVTFTGLEPEEKFMMQLLFMKPLEEILEEQSTSTEAKDAEDEYEEVDLIIIGGGPAGMSAGIYAKRSGLSCIILEKQGVGGQVALTPKVENYPGFSHIQGFELVEILGSHAREYTDIKQFAEVTDIKYGPRIEIVTTEKKYLAKGVMLATGVNVRMLNVPGEDKFYGHGVSYCATCDGNFYKGGKAIVVGGGNTALTDALHLKHLGVETTIVHRRDKFRAEKVLQDSVEREGIEIIWDAQVTEVIGEKQLESARILKKDGTEFIKDTDVVFVAIGHTANTELAEKMGVELREDGFIKVDPSQRTSLERVYAAGDVTGGVRQIITATGQGAAAALTAFDDFTRLFSETTQTKKNIW; encoded by the coding sequence ATGAGCACACTTAGCGCTGAAGAAAAATACCGCAATTTTATACCTGAAGAGAGTCGCAAATATCTTGAAAAAATATTTGCAGATTTTAAACGGGATGTAACTATCGAAGTATACACTGCTGACGGTAAGCATCGCGAATATAACGAATTCACACTTAATATATGTCGTGCTTTCAACGTGCTCAGCGATAAAATTCAGCTGCGGGAATACGCAATGGACAGTGAAATGGGGAAAAAGCGCGAGATTGTCGCCACACCCACCGTGCTCATTTCACCGGAGGAATACAATATCCGTTTTCTCGGAGCACCTGCGGGAGAAGAAGGGCGAGCCCTTGTAGAAGCGATCAATCTTGCCTCCAAAGGTCTTGAAGGCATATCCGACGCCACAAAAGAAATGCTTGAGCCGCTGGAGGAAGACAGGCTGATCAAAATTTTTGCCAGCCCTACCTGTCCGTACTGTCCGGGGCAGGCCATCAATGCTTTCAAGGCTGCTGTTGCCAGACCGGACAAAATTTCAGCGTGGACTATTTCCACTCTCGATAACGAAAACATGGCCCGCGAATACAACGTTGGATCTGTACCTCATACTGATATCAACGATGCGGTAACCTTCACCGGACTTGAACCTGAAGAAAAGTTCATGATGCAGTTGCTTTTTATGAAGCCTCTGGAAGAAATTTTAGAGGAGCAGAGCACTTCAACCGAAGCTAAAGATGCTGAAGACGAGTATGAAGAAGTGGATCTGATTATTATCGGCGGCGGCCCTGCCGGTATGAGTGCCGGTATTTACGCTAAACGCAGCGGACTGAGCTGTATTATCCTCGAAAAGCAGGGGGTCGGCGGACAGGTAGCCCTGACCCCTAAAGTAGAAAATTACCCCGGCTTCAGTCACATTCAGGGCTTTGAACTTGTGGAAATACTGGGTTCCCATGCCCGTGAATACACCGATATCAAACAATTTGCCGAAGTCACGGATATCAAATACGGCCCGCGCATCGAAATTGTTACCACTGAAAAAAAATACCTGGCAAAAGGAGTCATGCTTGCTACCGGAGTCAACGTACGCATGCTCAACGTTCCGGGGGAAGACAAATTTTACGGACACGGAGTCAGTTACTGCGCCACCTGTGACGGTAACTTCTACAAAGGCGGCAAGGCTATTGTCGTCGGAGGCGGTAACACAGCGCTGACCGATGCCTTGCACCTGAAACATCTGGGCGTCGAAACCACAATCGTCCACCGCCGGGATAAATTCCGGGCTGAAAAAGTACTTCAGGATTCCGTTGAGCGGGAAGGGATTGAAATCATCTGGGATGCTCAGGTCACGGAAGTCATCGGTGAAAAGCAGCTGGAATCAGCACGGATTCTTAAAAAGGACGGAACGGAATTCATCAAGGATACCGATGTCGTCTTTGTAGCCATCGGCCATACCGCCAATACCGAGCTTGCTGAAAAAATGGGAGTTGAACTGCGCGAAGACGGTTTCATCAAGGTTGATCCCAGCCAGCGCACAAGCTTGGAGCGGGTCTATGCCGCCGGAGACGTAACCGGAGGCGTTCGCCAGATCATTACCGCCACCGGGCAGGGAGCAGCGGCAGCCCTGACCGCTTTTGACGACTTCACCAGACTCTTTTCCGAAACAACACAAACTAAAAAAAATATCTGGTAA
- a CDS encoding integration host factor subunit alpha, whose amino-acid sequence MATGNTLTKASVVDYIYEKTDRNRAEIKELVESILDLMKQAVKRDHAMLISGFGKFEAYDKNARKGRNPQTNEAITLPARKVVVFRLSRKFRSELNG is encoded by the coding sequence ATGGCTACCGGAAATACCCTTACTAAAGCCAGCGTTGTTGACTACATCTACGAAAAGACCGACCGGAACAGAGCTGAGATCAAGGAACTGGTTGAATCCATCCTCGACCTTATGAAACAGGCAGTGAAAAGAGATCACGCCATGTTGATCAGCGGTTTCGGTAAATTTGAAGCTTACGACAAAAATGCTCGTAAGGGTCGTAATCCCCAGACCAATGAAGCGATTACCCTGCCTGCACGAAAGGTTGTAGTCTTCAGGCTTTCGCGCAAGTTCAGGTCTGAACTGAACGGATAG
- a CDS encoding radical SAM protein: MRTTIFKHPEPEHSKTRIWPVFMPFMGCPSKCIYCSQHRQTGTDTKTLSEIYQTIEREIPTFFAEKDRAPLELAFFGGTFTALPFEWQERFIKLAAEFKKKDFLTKVRCSTRPDCIDPAQINVLRSAGLDMIELGIQSFSAEVLRRSARNYSPETAEDACHAIHECGIELGIQLLPGLPGDKSGDFRRDIIRTIALNPGAVRIYPCLTVKGTGLEKLYLAGKYKPWSLNRTEEELAPAVLRLWHNKIHVIRIGVAHEEGFEESVIAGPVHPALGQKIRSKALFLFLRSRLALLGGSPRKLIVPQKYSGELWGHKSCLKPLYAQIGITPDNTYFTSGHYFELNYD; the protein is encoded by the coding sequence ATGCGCACTACGATTTTCAAACACCCTGAACCGGAACATTCCAAAACACGTATCTGGCCGGTTTTCATGCCTTTTATGGGCTGCCCTTCAAAATGTATTTATTGCTCTCAACATAGGCAGACTGGGACAGATACTAAGACATTAAGCGAAATATATCAAACTATTGAGCGCGAGATTCCTACATTTTTTGCAGAAAAAGACCGTGCGCCCCTAGAACTTGCTTTTTTCGGAGGCACTTTTACCGCTCTTCCTTTTGAATGGCAGGAACGTTTCATCAAGCTGGCTGCTGAATTTAAAAAAAAGGATTTCTTAACCAAAGTACGCTGTTCCACCCGGCCGGACTGTATTGATCCCGCACAGATCAACGTTTTGCGCTCAGCCGGGCTGGACATGATAGAATTGGGAATTCAAAGCTTTTCCGCAGAAGTACTGCGCCGCTCAGCCCGCAACTACTCCCCGGAAACCGCCGAAGACGCCTGCCACGCAATACACGAATGCGGCATTGAACTCGGGATTCAGCTTCTGCCCGGGTTGCCCGGGGACAAGAGCGGAGACTTTCGACGGGACATAATCAGAACCATCGCGCTGAATCCCGGAGCTGTTCGTATTTATCCCTGCCTGACAGTCAAAGGAACCGGCCTTGAAAAACTATACCTTGCCGGAAAGTACAAACCCTGGTCCTTGAACCGCACAGAAGAAGAGCTTGCCCCGGCAGTGCTCCGCCTTTGGCATAACAAAATACATGTTATCCGCATCGGGGTGGCTCATGAAGAAGGTTTTGAGGAAAGCGTTATAGCCGGTCCGGTCCACCCGGCACTGGGACAGAAAATCCGCTCCAAGGCTCTGTTTTTATTTCTCCGCTCCCGCTTGGCACTTCTAGGGGGAAGTCCGCGGAAACTAATCGTACCGCAAAAATATTCAGGCGAACTCTGGGGACACAAGTCCTGCCTCAAACCGCTTTACGCACAAATAGGTATCACCCCTGACAACACTTATTTTACTTCTGGCCACTATTTTGAACTTAACTATGATTAA